The Lepidochelys kempii isolate rLepKem1 chromosome 5, rLepKem1.hap2, whole genome shotgun sequence genome window below encodes:
- the LOC140911700 gene encoding uncharacterized protein: MEKSLPVAWIQKTKESNGCSGTEPQTCRFYAELHAILGGAATITPPLSVDSDDGVLSTIPEDFADGEDEEVNELGESTQHTILPDSQDLFITLTEIPSQPNEAGEGTSAAENVSSLWDGGRRLSQLRRQKKRTRNEMFSELMQSSGTDRAAWWDTIAEYRTVANEREERWRQDQRKHEATLGLLRDQTDMLWRLVEVHEWQQDHRLPLQPLLNRPPSSPSSIASSSRC; this comes from the exons ATGGAGAAATCCTTGCCAGTTGCCTGGATTCAG aaaaccaaagaatcaaatggatgctccgggacagagccccagacatgccgcttctacgctgagctgcatgcaattcttgggggggccgccaccattaccccacccctgtccgtggactccgatgatggggtactctccactatacctgaggattttgcagatggggaagatgaggaggtcaacgagcttggggagagcacacagcacaccattctccccgacagccaggatctttttatcaccctgactgaaataccctcccaacccaacgaagccggagaagggacctctg cagctgaaaatgtttcaagcctttgggacggaggaagGAGGCTATCTCAGTTAAGGCGGCAAAAAAAACGCAcacgcaatgaaatgttctctgagctaatgcagtcgtccggcactgacagagctgcatggtgggacacaatagcagagtacaggacagtggccaatgaacgtgaggagaggtggcggcaagATCAGAGGAAGCATGAGGCAacactggggctactgcgggatcaaacggacatgctctggcgtctggtggaggttcatgaatggcagcaggatcacagactgccgctgcagcccttgcttaaccgccctccctcctccccaagttccatagcctcctcatcgAGATGCTGA